A region from the Desulfocurvibacter africanus subsp. africanus DSM 2603 genome encodes:
- a CDS encoding EFR1 family ferrodoxin (N-terminal region resembles flavodoxins. C-terminal ferrodoxin region binds two 4Fe-4S clusters.) encodes MNMESVKLVYFSPTGTTQAVARSIAQGMNPGSLEAIDITRPEARRQPLLTSENELLVVAVPVYMGRVPALVTEWLNALQAHDTPTVCVVVYGNRAYEDALLELKTILTQCGCIPIACAAYIGEHSFSSSETPVAQGRPDKADLSHAQAFGQRIREKLQAIASISQIPDVHVPGIYPYTRDSKLWTVDFIAVNDQCTHCGLCAEVCPTGAVDPHDSSLIQQEICITCCACIKSCPQSARSMKPSPVKDASIRLTTLFKEPKQSECFL; translated from the coding sequence ATGAACATGGAATCCGTGAAACTGGTTTATTTCTCACCGACCGGAACGACACAGGCGGTTGCCCGCTCCATTGCGCAGGGCATGAATCCGGGCAGCCTGGAAGCGATCGACATCACCAGGCCGGAGGCACGCAGGCAGCCGCTGCTGACCTCGGAAAACGAACTGCTCGTGGTCGCGGTCCCCGTGTACATGGGCAGGGTGCCGGCCCTGGTGACGGAATGGCTGAATGCACTCCAGGCCCACGATACCCCCACGGTCTGCGTAGTGGTCTACGGCAATCGCGCCTATGAGGACGCCCTGCTCGAACTGAAAACCATCCTGACGCAATGCGGGTGCATTCCCATTGCCTGCGCGGCATACATCGGGGAGCACTCGTTCTCCAGTTCCGAGACGCCGGTGGCCCAAGGCCGTCCCGACAAGGCTGACTTGAGCCATGCACAGGCGTTCGGGCAGCGGATACGTGAGAAGCTGCAAGCCATTGCCTCGATTTCGCAAATCCCTGATGTACACGTGCCCGGCATTTATCCCTACACAAGAGATTCGAAGCTGTGGACCGTCGATTTCATCGCCGTGAATGATCAGTGCACGCACTGCGGCCTGTGCGCGGAGGTCTGCCCCACGGGCGCCGTCGACCCGCACGACAGTTCGCTGATCCAGCAGGAAATCTGCATCACCTGTTGCGCCTGCATCAAGAGCTGCCCCCAGAGCGCCCGAAGCATGAAGCCAAGCCCGGTGAAAGATGCCTCGATACGGCTGACTACCCTTTTCAAGGAACCCAAGCAGTCGGAATGCTTTTTATAG
- a CDS encoding TRAP transporter small permease — translation MTEHVPNPGRPSARLFSGLEGGMKVVAAACLMGMAVVTGLDVAGRAAMNTPLFGSEEITSILAALVVGFSLPYAHSQGSHIGVEVVYQRLGRRARRMLDFCTRLVSAALFGEIARQMWAYGLDKRAVGQVSMNLGLPTYYVLFALAGCFAVFALFQLRDALRALKGDR, via the coding sequence ATGACTGAGCATGTTCCGAACCCCGGCCGGCCCTCGGCCCGGCTCTTTTCCGGCCTTGAGGGCGGCATGAAGGTCGTGGCCGCGGCATGCCTCATGGGCATGGCCGTGGTCACCGGCCTCGATGTGGCGGGCCGGGCGGCAATGAACACGCCGCTGTTCGGCTCCGAGGAGATCACCTCCATCCTGGCCGCCCTGGTCGTGGGCTTCTCCCTGCCCTACGCCCACAGCCAGGGCAGCCACATAGGAGTGGAGGTCGTGTACCAGCGGCTGGGACGGCGCGCCCGCAGGATGCTCGATTTCTGCACGCGTCTTGTCTCGGCAGCCCTGTTCGGCGAGATCGCGCGGCAGATGTGGGCCTACGGCCTGGACAAGCGGGCGGTCGGCCAGGTGTCCATGAACCTGGGCCTGCCCACTTATTATGTGCTTTTCGCCCTGGCGGGCTGCTTCGCGGTGTTCGCCCTGTTCCAGCTGCGCGACGCGCTGCGGGCGCTCAAGGGGGACCGCTAG
- a CDS encoding DUF1778 domain-containing protein, translating into MPQENHVSRSTNINIRVAPEQRSLIDRAAALALKTRTDFILDAVTRAAEETILDQRLFQVSPEEFQAFQEALDRPAASNDRLRALLSRKPGWEK; encoded by the coding sequence ATGCCGCAAGAGAATCACGTCAGCCGAAGCACGAACATCAATATCCGGGTGGCGCCGGAGCAGCGCAGCCTGATCGACCGGGCGGCCGCGCTCGCCCTCAAGACCCGCACCGACTTCATCCTCGACGCGGTCACGCGCGCGGCCGAGGAGACGATCCTTGACCAGCGGCTCTTCCAGGTCTCCCCTGAAGAGTTCCAGGCCTTCCAGGAGGCGCTGGACAGGCCGGCCGCGTCCAATGACCGCCTGCGCGCGCTTCTGTCCCGCAAGCCGGGTTGGGAAAAGTGA
- the katG gene encoding catalase/peroxidase HPI translates to MSEQGKCPVTGKTAKTAERRGSSNRDWWPNQLNLSVLHQHPPKSNPLGAAFNYAEEFKSLDLEALKKDLCQLMATSQEWWPADYGHYGPLFIRMAWHSAGTYRLGDGRGGAGSGNQRLAPLNSWPDNVNLDKARRLLWPIKQKYGRKISWADLMVFAGNCAIESMGLKPFGFAGGREDIWEPEEIYWGAESEWLGDKRYSGERDLENPLAAVQMGLIYVNPEGPNGNPDPLASGRDVRETFARMAMNDEETVALVAGGHTFGKCHGAGDAAHVGPEPEAAGIEEQGLGWKCSFGSGKGAHTIGSGIEGAWKPKPTTWDMGYLKVLFKYEWELVKSPAGAHQWLAKDVDAEDMVVDAHDKSKKHRPMMTTADLSLRYDPIYEPIARHYLENPEEFADAFARAWFKLTHRDMGPRSRYLGALAPQEVLLWQDPVPPVDHELIDAQDIAALKAKVLASGLSVAQLVSTAWASASTFRGSDKRGGANGARIRLAPQKDWAVNQPAQLANVLQTLEGIQKEFNATQSGGKKVSLADLIVLGGCAGVEQAAKNAGYAVSVPFAPGRTDASQEQTDVASFAVMEPAADGFRNYLKTKYAISAEELLIDRAHLLTLSAPEMTVLVGGLRVLGANFGQSPHGVFTKRPGTLSNDFFVNLLDMGTAWKPTTPDGDLFEGSDRATGAPRWTGTRIDLVFGSNSQLRAIAEVYACADSQEKFVNDFVAAWSKVMHLDRFDLVAAKQASAS, encoded by the coding sequence ATGAGTGAGCAGGGCAAATGCCCGGTGACGGGCAAAACCGCCAAGACGGCAGAACGGCGCGGCAGTTCGAACCGGGACTGGTGGCCGAACCAGCTCAACCTGTCCGTCCTGCACCAGCATCCCCCCAAGTCCAACCCCCTGGGGGCGGCATTCAACTACGCCGAGGAATTCAAGAGCCTGGACCTGGAGGCCCTCAAAAAGGACCTCTGCCAGCTTATGGCCACGTCGCAGGAATGGTGGCCTGCCGACTATGGCCACTATGGCCCCCTGTTCATCCGCATGGCCTGGCACAGCGCCGGCACCTACCGCCTGGGCGACGGGCGCGGCGGTGCCGGGAGCGGTAACCAGCGCCTTGCCCCCCTCAACAGCTGGCCCGACAACGTCAACCTCGACAAGGCGCGCAGGCTGCTGTGGCCCATCAAGCAGAAGTACGGCAGAAAGATTTCCTGGGCCGACCTTATGGTCTTCGCCGGCAACTGCGCCATCGAATCCATGGGCCTTAAGCCGTTCGGCTTCGCCGGAGGGCGCGAGGACATCTGGGAGCCGGAGGAGATCTACTGGGGAGCCGAGAGCGAATGGCTCGGCGACAAGCGCTACTCCGGCGAACGGGATCTGGAGAATCCGCTTGCCGCCGTGCAGATGGGCCTCATCTACGTGAACCCGGAAGGGCCGAACGGGAATCCCGATCCGCTCGCCTCGGGCCGTGACGTGCGGGAGACCTTCGCGCGCATGGCCATGAACGACGAGGAAACCGTCGCGCTCGTGGCCGGCGGGCATACCTTCGGCAAATGCCACGGTGCCGGTGATGCGGCCCATGTCGGCCCCGAGCCCGAGGCCGCCGGCATAGAAGAGCAGGGCCTGGGCTGGAAGTGCAGCTTCGGCAGCGGCAAGGGTGCCCATACGATCGGAAGCGGCATCGAGGGTGCCTGGAAGCCGAAGCCGACCACCTGGGACATGGGCTATCTCAAGGTGCTGTTCAAGTACGAGTGGGAGCTGGTCAAGAGCCCGGCCGGCGCGCACCAGTGGCTGGCCAAGGACGTGGACGCAGAGGATATGGTGGTCGATGCGCATGACAAGTCCAAAAAGCACCGGCCCATGATGACCACGGCGGACCTCTCCCTGCGCTACGACCCGATCTACGAGCCCATCGCGCGGCACTACCTGGAGAATCCCGAGGAATTCGCGGACGCCTTTGCCCGGGCCTGGTTCAAGCTGACCCACCGCGACATGGGTCCGCGCTCGCGCTATCTCGGTGCGCTGGCCCCGCAGGAAGTCCTCCTCTGGCAGGACCCCGTGCCGCCCGTGGATCATGAGCTGATCGACGCGCAGGACATCGCCGCGCTCAAGGCCAAGGTCCTGGCTTCGGGGCTGTCCGTCGCGCAGCTGGTCTCGACCGCCTGGGCCTCGGCGTCCACCTTCCGCGGCTCGGACAAGCGAGGCGGCGCCAACGGCGCGCGCATCCGCCTGGCCCCGCAAAAGGATTGGGCGGTCAACCAGCCGGCCCAGCTGGCGAACGTGCTGCAGACCCTCGAAGGCATCCAGAAGGAGTTCAACGCCACGCAGTCCGGCGGGAAAAAGGTTTCCCTGGCCGACCTGATCGTGCTTGGCGGATGCGCGGGCGTGGAGCAGGCCGCGAAAAACGCCGGCTACGCCGTGAGCGTGCCCTTTGCGCCCGGACGCACGGACGCCTCGCAGGAGCAGACCGACGTGGCCTCCTTCGCCGTCATGGAGCCGGCTGCGGACGGGTTCCGCAACTACCTCAAGACCAAGTACGCCATATCGGCGGAGGAGCTGCTGATCGACCGGGCGCACCTGCTGACCCTGTCCGCGCCCGAGATGACGGTTCTCGTCGGCGGCCTGCGCGTGCTTGGCGCCAACTTCGGACAGTCCCCGCACGGTGTCTTCACCAAACGGCCCGGAACGCTCAGCAACGACTTCTTCGTCAACCTGCTCGACATGGGCACGGCCTGGAAGCCGACCACGCCAGACGGCGACCTGTTCGAGGGCAGCGATCGCGCCACGGGCGCTCCCAGGTGGACCGGCACCCGTATCGACCTCGTCTTCGGCTCGAACTCGCAGCTGCGGGCCATTGCGGAAGTCTACGCCTGCGCCGATTCCCAGGAGAAGTTCGTCAACGACTTTGTCGCGGCCTGGAGCAAGGTGATGCACCTCGACCGCTTCGACCTGGTTGCAGCGAAGCAGGCATCGGCCTCATGA
- a CDS encoding TetR/AcrR family transcriptional regulator encodes MGSKQQEKSHQTMVELMDAAMELFARKGFRETSVAEITRHAGYAKGSFYRHWPSKDQLFLQIVERKLAQYRASRDERIATAGDLEGAMRIIWDFLQDMVADRNWAKVFLEFTVHAARDPELRRIMRLDQHRLSEDLFARLIRPFAPPGFPVEKLGALNTALFEGFMVHNALETGVLDLHDVREAAVALALDMVRRLAPTQAPISQPTGGPA; translated from the coding sequence ATGGGCTCAAAGCAGCAGGAAAAATCTCACCAGACCATGGTCGAGCTCATGGACGCGGCCATGGAGCTCTTCGCGCGCAAGGGCTTTCGCGAAACGTCGGTAGCCGAGATCACCCGCCACGCCGGCTATGCCAAAGGCAGCTTCTATCGCCACTGGCCGAGCAAGGACCAGCTCTTCCTGCAGATCGTGGAACGCAAACTGGCCCAGTACCGCGCCAGCCGGGACGAGCGCATCGCCACGGCCGGCGACCTGGAAGGGGCCATGCGCATCATCTGGGATTTTCTGCAGGACATGGTCGCGGACCGCAACTGGGCCAAGGTCTTTCTGGAGTTCACCGTGCACGCGGCGCGCGATCCCGAACTGCGCCGCATCATGCGCCTGGACCAGCACCGTTTGTCCGAGGATCTCTTCGCGCGCCTGATCAGGCCGTTTGCCCCGCCCGGCTTTCCCGTAGAGAAGCTCGGGGCGCTCAATACCGCGCTGTTCGAGGGCTTCATGGTCCACAATGCCCTTGAGACCGGGGTCCTCGACCTGCACGACGTGCGCGAGGCCGCCGTGGCCCTGGCCCTGGACATGGTACGCCGCCTTGCGCCGACTCAGGCTCCCATCTCTCAACCGACCGGAGGACCGGCATGA
- a CDS encoding TRAP transporter large permease, producing MEPTLAGIVGIVAMLALFTTRMPVAYVMTLVGFAGFALLISPQGALSMLSRTYYDTFSSYALSTIPLFILMGQLAFNSGISKRLYECAYQFLGHIRGGLAMATVAACTAFGAVCGSSPATAATMAMVAIPEMKRYGYADSLAAGSVAAGGSMGMIMPPSVVLIIYGVLTGQSIGALFVAGILPAIVLTLLFIVAIAIQCRLRPNLGRGGERGDAAARLRSLLGLADTLAIFLLVIGGMFFGLFTPTEAASVGVLGIIALSLLKRQLSWKAFADSLYETLRTSAMVLFLVAGASVFGKFLAVTRIPFDVAGWVAAMDLPNVLIMALILGIYMIGGCFMDALALVMLTIPVFYPVVQHLGYDPIWFGVIIVLVTQIGVITPPVGINAYVVYGMCQKIAPSVTLEAVFKGITPFLLAIISGIALMMLFPQIVLLLPGLMY from the coding sequence ATGGAACCCACCCTGGCCGGCATTGTCGGCATCGTGGCCATGCTGGCCCTGTTCACGACGCGCATGCCCGTGGCCTACGTCATGACCCTGGTCGGCTTCGCGGGCTTCGCCCTGCTCATCTCGCCCCAGGGCGCACTGAGCATGCTGTCGCGCACCTACTACGACACCTTCTCGTCCTATGCCCTGTCGACCATCCCGCTGTTCATCCTCATGGGCCAGCTGGCCTTCAACTCCGGCATCAGCAAGCGGCTCTACGAGTGCGCGTACCAGTTCCTGGGCCATATCCGGGGCGGCCTGGCCATGGCCACGGTGGCGGCCTGCACCGCCTTCGGCGCGGTCTGCGGCTCCAGCCCGGCCACGGCCGCGACCATGGCCATGGTCGCCATTCCCGAAATGAAGCGCTACGGCTATGCCGATTCCCTGGCGGCCGGCTCGGTTGCCGCGGGCGGCAGCATGGGCATGATCATGCCGCCCAGTGTCGTGCTCATCATCTACGGCGTGCTCACCGGCCAATCCATCGGAGCCCTGTTCGTGGCCGGCATCCTGCCCGCCATCGTGCTCACGCTGCTGTTCATCGTGGCCATCGCCATCCAGTGCCGCCTGCGGCCGAACCTGGGCCGGGGCGGCGAGCGCGGCGATGCTGCGGCGCGCCTGCGCTCCCTGCTGGGCCTGGCCGACACCCTGGCCATCTTCCTGCTGGTCATCGGCGGCATGTTCTTCGGGCTGTTCACGCCCACGGAGGCCGCCAGCGTCGGCGTGCTGGGCATCATCGCCCTGTCGCTGCTCAAGCGGCAGCTGAGCTGGAAGGCCTTTGCCGACTCGCTCTACGAGACCCTGCGCACATCGGCCATGGTGCTCTTCCTGGTTGCCGGCGCCTCGGTCTTCGGCAAGTTCCTGGCCGTGACGCGCATCCCCTTCGACGTGGCCGGCTGGGTCGCGGCCATGGATCTCCCGAACGTGCTCATCATGGCCCTGATCCTGGGCATCTATATGATCGGCGGCTGCTTCATGGACGCCCTGGCCCTGGTCATGCTGACCATCCCGGTTTTCTATCCCGTGGTGCAGCACCTGGGCTACGACCCCATCTGGTTCGGCGTGATCATCGTGCTCGTGACCCAGATCGGCGTCATCACCCCGCCGGTCGGCATCAACGCATACGTGGTCTACGGCATGTGCCAGAAAATCGCGCCGTCGGTCACTTTGGAGGCCGTCTTCAAGGGCATCACGCCCTTCCTGCTGGCCATCATCTCCGGCATCGCGCTCATGATGCTCTTCCCGCAGATCGTGCTGCTGCTGCCGGGCCTGATGTATTAA
- a CDS encoding Fur family transcriptional regulator produces the protein MDKNVIEERMHALLQACRDAGARLTPQRIEIFREVAGSEEHPDAEMIYQRVRERLTTVSLDTVYRTLWWLAGLGLVATVGPAKESTRFDANLTRHHHFVCVRCGLTRDFYSPELDNLQLPASVAAIGSIERTQVEVKGICHACAGKRETGVSLSEGEPGQA, from the coding sequence TTGGACAAGAACGTAATCGAAGAGCGAATGCACGCCTTGCTGCAAGCCTGCAGGGACGCCGGGGCAAGGTTGACGCCCCAGCGGATCGAGATATTCCGCGAGGTTGCCGGAAGCGAAGAGCATCCGGATGCGGAAATGATCTACCAGAGGGTCCGCGAGAGGCTTACGACGGTTTCACTGGACACCGTCTACAGGACGTTGTGGTGGCTGGCCGGATTGGGCCTGGTTGCGACAGTCGGACCGGCCAAGGAGAGCACGCGCTTTGATGCGAACCTGACCCGCCACCATCATTTCGTGTGTGTCCGCTGCGGCCTGACCCGCGATTTCTACAGCCCGGAGCTGGACAACCTGCAACTGCCCGCATCCGTGGCAGCCATAGGCTCCATTGAAAGGACCCAGGTCGAGGTCAAGGGGATCTGCCATGCCTGCGCCGGAAAACGGGAAACCGGTGTGTCCCTGTCCGAGGGGGAACCCGGCCAGGCCTGA
- a CDS encoding TRAP transporter substrate-binding protein — protein MKRTSPTALATLAALAALGVLCVMALCAALPPVAQAGTRLTYSCFFPPTHVQSQLAEAWCKEVEKRTNGEVAVDFFPGGTLTKAEEAYDGVVQGMSDLGFSVLGYSRGRFPVMAAVDLPLGYRSGWAATQVANQVYAHFKPAEFNDVQPMYFHAHGPGLLHTAKKEVRKLEDLQGLKLRATGNSGQLVKALGGTPVAMSMPDSYQAIQKGVVNGGMYPVETNKGWNMAEVVHFMTETQPVAYTTTFFVVMNKARWESLSPKARQAIAAINVEWAEKHAQAWDASDVVGMEFFKSKGGKVLPLNNGEAERWIKATEPLLAQYVQEAKAKGLDGQAVLNFARQALRKAQQ, from the coding sequence ATGAAACGAACCAGCCCGACCGCCCTGGCCACCCTGGCCGCCCTGGCCGCCCTGGGCGTTCTTTGCGTCATGGCGCTCTGCGCCGCGCTGCCCCCTGTTGCCCAGGCCGGGACGCGCCTGACCTATTCCTGTTTCTTCCCGCCCACGCACGTGCAGTCGCAGCTTGCCGAGGCGTGGTGCAAGGAGGTCGAGAAGCGCACGAACGGCGAGGTGGCCGTCGACTTCTTCCCCGGCGGCACCCTGACCAAGGCCGAAGAGGCCTACGACGGCGTGGTCCAGGGCATGTCGGACCTCGGCTTCTCCGTCCTGGGCTATTCCCGCGGGCGCTTCCCGGTCATGGCCGCCGTGGACCTGCCCCTGGGCTACAGGTCCGGCTGGGCCGCCACCCAGGTCGCCAATCAAGTCTACGCGCACTTCAAGCCCGCCGAGTTCAATGACGTGCAGCCCATGTATTTCCACGCCCATGGGCCGGGACTGCTGCACACGGCGAAAAAGGAAGTCCGCAAGCTCGAGGACCTGCAGGGGCTCAAGCTGCGCGCCACCGGCAATTCCGGGCAGTTGGTCAAGGCCCTGGGCGGCACGCCCGTGGCCATGTCCATGCCCGACTCCTACCAGGCCATCCAGAAGGGCGTGGTCAACGGCGGCATGTACCCGGTGGAGACCAACAAGGGCTGGAACATGGCCGAGGTCGTGCACTTCATGACCGAGACCCAGCCCGTGGCCTACACCACGACCTTCTTCGTGGTCATGAACAAGGCACGCTGGGAATCCCTTTCGCCCAAGGCCCGGCAGGCCATCGCCGCGATCAACGTCGAGTGGGCCGAAAAGCACGCCCAGGCCTGGGACGCGAGCGACGTGGTCGGCATGGAGTTCTTCAAGTCCAAGGGCGGCAAGGTCCTGCCCCTGAACAACGGCGAGGCCGAGCGCTGGATCAAGGCCACCGAGCCGCTGCTGGCCCAGTATGTCCAGGAGGCCAAGGCCAAGGGCCTCGACGGCCAGGCCGTGCTCAACTTCGCCAGGCAGGCCTTGCGCAAGGCGCAGCAGTAG
- a CDS encoding autotransporter outer membrane beta-barrel domain-containing protein → MPLQHASFRRGAARSREQERVKRMQHASIRSLCLAVLILWAVLPPRWAAAEDNHGYRTTTLSGNAVNYGTIATAGNDENGMLVASGQSAVNAAAGSVSTTGMQAYGIWAQSYSTASNSGSISTTGSYAYGIRVRSHSTASNSGSISTTGLDSHGLLAGQDSTASNSGSITTSGEGAFGLYVSNSEARNSGSITTSGENASGLFSYYSTASNSGSITTSGTDAHGLYANDNSTVSNSGSISTTGTSAYAVYADNNSTAILTTGTRILNGDVSGDNSSSLILDGSGEVDFNITGAWAMIRKTGGGAWSLARNVSAPNDFELAQGSLVVTRGTALSVGGNYTQAAGTSLVLPGGVTPALSVAGTANFGGNLLVDPSAEDIGNTVSLVSAATLGSSGFGSVGSYNPHFRLTTSTTGTQLRARVEYDPQYDSAALGLASTLAAGRTFTLLPAARTRTLLAQADDSGNTGTGEPVLVAANGSLSGLLYGGSRVQEGGFYLQPVYSHARREAYDDSPGYTADTGGLELGADTFLPGGTLVGGFAGYATTDIDLTGPSFSETDREDQRTLFAGLYAGQDLSGWVLSGTLMAAGTDHETERNAGLNERARADYDSWAASVDANLAYPLYLGAWQLTPEAGLSALYLDRPGYSEQGATNALTYADYDEWFLDGSAGLRLQRSWQVQEALLTPYASLAVVQALTDNDLRVRQTIATTDAEVVQDEDDTRLAGRLGLVLSREGRRLELIYANETSEHTESHGLLVNLRFEF, encoded by the coding sequence ATGCCCCTGCAGCACGCGTCCTTCCGACGCGGAGCGGCCCGGTCGCGCGAACAAGAGAGGGTAAAACGCATGCAGCATGCATCGATTCGCAGCCTATGCCTCGCCGTGTTAATCCTGTGGGCCGTGTTGCCGCCCCGATGGGCCGCGGCCGAGGACAACCACGGCTACAGGACGACCACCCTGTCCGGCAATGCCGTCAACTACGGGACCATCGCCACCGCGGGCAACGATGAAAATGGCATGCTGGTCGCGAGCGGACAGAGCGCGGTCAATGCCGCCGCAGGCAGCGTCTCCACCACGGGCATGCAGGCCTACGGCATATGGGCACAAAGCTACAGCACGGCGAGCAATTCCGGCAGCATCTCCACCACTGGCTCCTATGCCTACGGCATACGCGTAAGAAGCCACAGCACGGCGAGCAATTCCGGCAGCATCTCCACCACGGGCCTTGATTCCCACGGCCTATTAGCAGGCCAAGACAGCACGGCGAGCAATTCCGGCAGCATCACGACCTCGGGCGAAGGTGCCTTCGGCCTATACGTATCCAACAGCGAGGCCCGCAACTCCGGCAGCATCACGACCTCGGGCGAAAATGCCTCCGGCCTATTCTCATACTACAGCACGGCGAGCAATTCCGGCAGCATCACGACCTCGGGCACGGATGCCCACGGCCTATACGCAAACGACAACAGCACGGTGAGCAATTCCGGCAGCATCTCGACCACGGGCACGAGTGCCTACGCCGTCTATGCGGATAATAATTCCACCGCCATTCTGACCACAGGCACACGCATCCTGAACGGGGACGTGTCCGGGGACAATAGCTCCTCCCTGATCCTGGACGGCAGCGGGGAGGTCGACTTCAACATCACCGGGGCCTGGGCGATGATCCGCAAGACCGGCGGAGGCGCCTGGAGCCTGGCCCGGAACGTGAGCGCGCCGAACGACTTCGAGCTTGCGCAGGGCTCGCTGGTTGTAACCCGGGGCACGGCCTTGAGCGTTGGCGGGAACTACACGCAGGCTGCCGGGACGAGCCTGGTCCTGCCCGGCGGCGTAACGCCCGCCCTGAGCGTGGCGGGCACGGCGAACTTCGGGGGGAACCTGCTGGTGGACCCCTCGGCCGAGGACATCGGCAACACAGTCAGCCTGGTCAGTGCGGCCACTCTGGGCAGCAGCGGCTTCGGCAGCGTGGGCTCATACAACCCGCACTTCCGGCTGACGACCTCCACCACGGGCACGCAGCTGCGGGCCCGCGTCGAGTACGACCCGCAGTACGACTCCGCGGCCCTGGGCCTGGCCTCGACCCTGGCTGCGGGCCGCACATTCACCCTGCTGCCCGCGGCGCGCACGCGCACCCTGCTGGCCCAGGCCGACGACTCGGGCAATACCGGAACCGGCGAGCCCGTGCTGGTGGCCGCCAACGGCTCCCTGAGCGGCCTTTTGTATGGCGGCTCGCGCGTGCAAGAGGGCGGCTTCTACCTGCAGCCAGTGTACAGCCACGCGCGGCGCGAGGCCTATGACGACAGCCCGGGCTACACGGCGGACACGGGCGGGCTGGAGCTTGGCGCCGACACCTTCCTACCCGGCGGCACGCTCGTGGGCGGCTTCGCGGGCTATGCCACGACGGACATCGACCTGACCGGCCCAAGCTTCTCCGAGACGGACCGCGAGGACCAGCGCACGCTGTTCGCCGGCCTCTACGCGGGCCAGGACTTAAGCGGCTGGGTCCTGTCCGGCACGCTCATGGCCGCAGGCACCGACCACGAGACAGAGCGCAACGCGGGCCTGAATGAACGGGCCAGGGCCGACTACGACAGCTGGGCCGCAAGCGTTGACGCGAACCTGGCCTATCCTTTGTACCTCGGCGCCTGGCAGTTGACCCCGGAGGCCGGGCTGTCGGCCCTGTACCTGGACCGGCCGGGCTACAGCGAGCAGGGCGCGACCAACGCGCTTACGTACGCGGACTATGATGAGTGGTTCCTGGACGGCTCCGCGGGCCTGCGCCTGCAGCGCTCCTGGCAGGTGCAAGAGGCCCTGCTGACGCCCTACGCGAGCCTGGCCGTAGTCCAGGCCCTGACCGACAACGACCTGCGCGTCCGCCAGACCATCGCGACAACGGATGCCGAGGTGGTCCAGGACGAGGACGACACGCGCCTGGCCGGCCGCCTGGGCCTGGTCCTGTCCCGTGAGGGCCGGCGCCTGGAGCTGATCTACGCAAACGAGACCAGCGAGCACACCGAGTCCCACGGCCTGCTCGTCAACCTGCGCTTTGAATTCTAG
- the nudC gene encoding NAD(+) diphosphatase, which produces MRYPDASRLPLNSSVLGNRFQPAAPVPDSGEAGCWLLFSGEALVLGSAPGQASPLFEQFPDDLGAPCRTIRMGTWDGKPLRIAELGRQPLPSGYRAAPLLHFFAREALADDVLTLAGRAQQILGWERNSNVCPHCGGQPERLAGTWGKRCTACGYERYPPIFPCTLVLVRRADELLLVRKREWPQGYYSLPSGFCDFAESLEECACREVLEETGIRITNLCYAGSQSWPFPSQLMVGFTAQYAAGELSIDHDELEHAAWFALDALPLTFSARSIAGWLIQRELARHRSDCF; this is translated from the coding sequence ATGAGATATCCTGATGCAAGCCGGTTGCCGCTGAACTCCTCCGTGCTCGGCAACCGCTTCCAGCCCGCTGCGCCAGTCCCTGACTCGGGCGAGGCGGGCTGCTGGCTCCTGTTTAGCGGGGAGGCCCTTGTGCTGGGCAGCGCGCCGGGACAGGCATCCCCCCTGTTCGAGCAGTTCCCGGATGACCTCGGGGCGCCCTGCAGGACCATCCGCATGGGCACATGGGACGGCAAACCCCTGCGCATCGCCGAACTCGGCAGGCAACCACTGCCTTCCGGCTACCGTGCAGCGCCCCTGCTGCACTTCTTTGCCAGGGAAGCCCTGGCCGACGATGTCCTGACCCTTGCCGGACGCGCCCAGCAGATCCTGGGCTGGGAACGCAACAGCAACGTGTGCCCGCATTGCGGCGGGCAGCCGGAAAGGCTTGCCGGGACCTGGGGCAAGCGCTGCACGGCCTGCGGGTACGAGCGCTACCCGCCCATCTTTCCCTGCACCCTGGTCCTGGTGCGCCGCGCCGATGAACTGCTCCTGGTGCGCAAACGGGAATGGCCGCAGGGCTACTACAGCCTTCCGTCAGGTTTCTGCGACTTCGCGGAGAGCCTGGAAGAGTGCGCCTGCCGGGAGGTCCTGGAAGAGACAGGCATCCGGATCACGAATCTTTGCTATGCCGGGAGCCAGAGCTGGCCGTTCCCGTCCCAGCTCATGGTCGGATTCACGGCGCAGTACGCAGCCGGTGAGCTCAGCATCGATCATGACGAGCTGGAGCATGCAGCCTGGTTTGCCCTGGACGCCCTGCCCCTGACGTTCTCCGCCAGGTCCATTGCCGGCTGGCTCATCCAGCGCGAACTCGCCCGCCATAGATCAGATTGCTTTTAA